From a single Falco rusticolus isolate bFalRus1 chromosome 17, bFalRus1.pri, whole genome shotgun sequence genomic region:
- the RPL10A gene encoding 60S ribosomal protein L10a, producing MSSKVSRDTLYEAVKEVLQGSKTKKRKFVETVELQISLKNYDPQKDKRFSGTVRLKSTPRPKFSVCLLGDQQHCDEAKAVDIPHMDIEALKKLNKNKKLVKKLAKKYDAFLASESLIKQIPRILGPGLNKAGKFPSLLTHNENLVAKVDEVKSTIKFQMKKVLCLAVAVGHVKMTEDELVYNIHLAINFLVSLLKKNWQNVRALYIKSTMGKPQRLY from the exons atgaG CAGCAAGGTCTCCCGCGACACCCTGTATGAGGCGGTGAaggaggtgctgcagggcagcaagaCCAAGAAGCGCAA GTTTGTGGAGACGGTGGAGCTGCAGATCAGCCTGAAGAACTACGACCCCCAGAAGGACAAGCGCTTCTCCGGCACCGTCAG GCTGAAGTCGACTCCGCGGCCCAAGTTCTCTGTCTGCTTGCTTGGGGACCAGCAGCACTGCGATGAGGCCAAAGCCGTTGACATTCCTCACATGGACATAGAAGCTCTGAAGAAACTCAACAAAAACAAGAAGCTGGTGAAGAAGCTGG CCAAGAAGTACGATGCCTTCCTGGCTTCCGAGTCCTTGATCAAGCAGATTCCTCGAATCCTGGGTCCAGGCCTGAACAAAGCCGGCAAATTCCCTTCTCTCCTCACCCACAATGAAAACCTGGTGGCCAAGGTTGACGAGGTCAAATCTACCATCAAATTTCAGATGAAGAAG GTGCTGTGTCTGGCTGTGGCCGTCGGTCACGTGAAGATGACAGAGGACGAACTGGTCTACAACATCCACCTGGCCATCAACTTCCTGGTGTCCTTGCTGAAGAAGAACTGGCAGAACGTGCGTGCTCTGTATATCAAGAGCACCATGGGGAAGCCCCAGCGCCTCTACTAG
- the ZNF76 gene encoding zinc finger protein 76, whose amino-acid sequence MESLGLQAVTLSDGTTAYIQQAVKGEKLLEGQVIELEDGTTAYIHQMTVQKESVAFEDGQPVMLEDGSMAYIHSTIKESYDPSTFETIQLEDGSTAYIHHPVIIPPGSTILEVQVETGLEELAGEEKGDAFDVKTVGALETYTSKVSDEEEEEVTDTCHTKSDNSSNVPSQDLQEEEVHSSENGQQVSSKAFRCGYKGCGRLYTTANHLKVHERAHTGDRPYTCVFPSCGKGFTTGYSLKSHMRTHTGEKPYKCPEDMCSKAFKTSGDLQKHIRTHTGERPFKCSFVGCGRSFTTSNIRKVHMRTHTGERPYMCPEPSCGRGFTSATNYKNHMRIHTGEKPYMCTVPDCGKRFTEYSSLYKHHVVHTHCKPYTCNSCGKTYRQTSTLAMHKRSSHGELEVIEESEEAFYEQHQLEAAATDRDFPDNSKCIAFLSELGAEEEEDGMLTHVSLITQGGTEPVSVLQKDLQALGSAISMVTQSGALAVPREELAGDDTHTVTVTHTDGAEMQPVTIVTSGAVMAEESAATSLCHQQVALVATTNGTHITVQLEDQPSLEEAMSMTTVAIQYEPVTLDEALAENGC is encoded by the exons ATGGAGAGCTTGGGCTTGCAAGCAGTGACCCTTAGTGACGGGACGACAGCCTACATTCAGCAGGCTGTCAAAG GTGAAAAGCTGCTTGAAGGGCAAGTCATTGAACTGGAAGATGGGACCACAGCTTATATCCATCAGATGACAGTTCAGAAAG agtCTGTGGCTTTTGAAGATGGTCAGCCAGTGATGCTGGAAGATGGCAGTATGGCCTACATACACAGCACAATTAAAG AAAGTTATGACCCCAGCACCTTCGAGACCATCCAGCTGGAGGATGGCTCCACTGCTTACATACATCATCCTGTCATCATCCCACCTGGCAGCACCATCCTGGAAGTGCAGGTGGAAACTGGGCTGGAGGAGTtggctggagaggagaaaggtgATGCCTTTGATGTCAAGACTGTGGGTGCATTAGAGACGTACACCAGTAAG GTGTCTGACgaagaagaggaggaagtgACAGACACCTGCCATACGAAGAGTGACAACTCCAGCAATGTCCCTTCCCAG GATCTGCAGGAAGAGGAAGTGCACAGCAGTGAAAACGGGCAGCAGGTCAGCAGTAAAGCTTTCCGTTGTGGATACAAAGGCTGTGGCCGGCTCTATACCACCGCCAACCATCTAAAG gtaCATGAACGTGCTCACACAGGTGACCGGCCATATACCTGCGTCTTCCCAAGCTGTGGGAAAGGATTTACTACAG GGTATAGCCTGAAGAGCCACATGAGAACGCATACCGGTGAGAAACCGTACAAGTGCCCGGAAGACATGTGTAGCAAAGCCTTCAAAACCTCTGGTGATCTACAGAAACACATTCGGACCCACACAG GTGAGCGTCCCTTTAAGTGCTCCTTTGTGGGCTGTGGCCGCTCTTTTACCACATCCAACATCCGCAAGGTTCACATGCGAACGCACACAGGCGAGCGGCCGTACATGTGTCCTGAGCCCAGCTGCGGGAGGGGCTTCACCAGTGCCACCAATTACAAGAACCACATGAGAATCCACACAG GAGAGAAGCCGTACATGTGCACTGTGCCAGACTGTGGAAAGCGCTTCACTGAGTACTCCAGCCTCTACAAGCACCACGTGGTCCACACGCATTGCAAGCCCTACACCTGCAATAGCTGTGGGAAGACCTACCGCCAGACCTCCACGCTGGCCATGCACAAGCGCAGCAGCCACGGCGAGCTGGAGGTCATCGAGGAGAGCGAAGAGGCCTTCTACGAACAGCATCAGCTGGAGG CTGCTGCTACTGACAGAGACTTCCCCGACAACAGCAAGTGTATTGCTTTCCTGTCGGAGTTGGgggctgaggaagaggaagatggcATGCTTACACACGTCTCGCTTATCACTCAGGGTGGGACAGAGCCG GTCAGCGTGTTGCAGAAAGACCTGCAGGCCCTGGGCAGTGCCATCAGCATGGTGACGCAGAGCGGTGCCCTCGCTGTGCCCAGGGAGGAGCTGGCAGGTGATGACACACACACCGTGACTGTGACCCACACCGACGGCGCTGAGATGCAGCCG GTTACCATAGTCACGTCGGGGGCAGTCATGGCTGAAGAATCGGCCGCCACATCCCTCTGTCATCAGCAGGTGGCATTGGTGGCTACCACCAACGGCACCCACATCACAGTGCAG CTGGAAGACCAGCCGAGCCTGGAGGAAGCCATGAGTATGACCACAGTAGCAATCCAGTACGAACCTGTAACGCTCGACGAAGCCTTGGCTGAGAATGGATGCTGA